A single Sporosarcina sp. FSL W8-0480 DNA region contains:
- a CDS encoding prephenate dehydrogenase, giving the protein MTKNVAIVGLGLIGGSLGLALKRNKQEIHIIGFDRSYATADEAYRRGIIDTIAPSAKSACEKADFIIFATPVNTTAVLLEEASLWEFKDGVIISDTGSTKKPIMEAAKILTEKGLTFIGGHPMAGSHKSGITAAKEHLFENAYYILTPDENASSVQIDELSNLLKPTKGKVVVLNAEEHDRMTAIVSHFPHIIASSLVGRLADQEKQQPFVKNLAAGGFRDLTRIASADPTMWRDITMQNRDELLTQIDGWLQEMESIRTLIDENDPDLIFRFFEEAKKFRDRLPSTSEGALQGALYMTFDLHIDVPDHPGVISEITKILADEQISITNIRIVETRTDVYGILVISFQNADDRKAARAVLSRTTDYSMHIL; this is encoded by the coding sequence ATGACTAAAAACGTAGCAATCGTGGGACTTGGGCTAATAGGGGGCTCCCTTGGCCTTGCACTGAAACGCAATAAACAAGAAATACATATCATTGGGTTTGACCGATCTTATGCAACTGCAGACGAAGCTTACCGACGTGGGATAATCGATACGATTGCGCCGTCTGCAAAATCTGCTTGTGAAAAAGCAGATTTCATTATCTTTGCGACTCCAGTTAATACGACAGCTGTATTGTTGGAAGAGGCGTCTTTATGGGAATTCAAAGATGGGGTCATCATATCTGATACTGGAAGTACTAAAAAGCCAATTATGGAGGCCGCCAAAATTCTTACAGAGAAGGGATTGACTTTCATTGGGGGTCATCCAATGGCCGGGTCCCATAAAAGTGGTATCACTGCAGCGAAAGAGCATTTATTCGAAAATGCTTATTATATTTTGACACCTGATGAAAATGCAAGCTCAGTACAAATCGATGAATTATCAAATTTACTGAAGCCGACAAAGGGGAAAGTAGTTGTTTTAAATGCAGAGGAGCATGATCGGATGACTGCTATTGTTAGTCATTTCCCTCATATCATCGCTTCATCACTAGTCGGTAGACTGGCTGATCAGGAAAAACAGCAACCTTTCGTTAAAAACTTGGCGGCTGGTGGTTTTCGCGATTTAACCCGTATCGCCTCAGCTGACCCTACGATGTGGCGTGACATAACAATGCAAAATCGGGATGAGTTATTAACACAAATCGATGGTTGGTTACAGGAAATGGAATCTATTCGTACACTGATAGACGAAAATGATCCGGACCTAATTTTCCGCTTCTTTGAAGAAGCCAAAAAATTTAGAGACAGATTGCCTTCTACATCCGAAGGAGCTTTACAAGGGGCTTTGTATATGACATTCGACTTGCATATTGATGTTCCCGATCATCCTGGTGTCATTTCAGAAATCACAAAAATACTTGCCGATGAACAAATCAGCATTACGAATATCCGAATTGTGGAAACGAGAACAGATGTATACGGAATTCTTGTGATCAGTTTCCAAAATGCCGATGACCGCAAAGCAGCAAGGGCTGTCCTTTCAAGAACGACGGACTATAGCATGCATATTCTTTAA
- the aroA gene encoding 3-phosphoshikimate 1-carboxyvinyltransferase, translated as MSEVKTVQFNKPVIKGSIKVPGDKSISHRAIMLGSIATGKTSVKGFLEGEDCLRTIDIFKQLGVSIERNGTDVLIDSPGIHNWKTPDVELYAGNSGTTARLLLGILSGSRVKSVVTGDDSLSKRPMKRVTGPLQLMGASISGAGEGDFLPLTIKGGALKGIDYEMPVASAQVKSAILFAGLNADGLTSVKESAVSRDHTERMFKLFGATIQQEGNVVSLHGGQNLKGTNVVVPGDISSAAFFMAAAAMIKGSSIEFVDVGLNPTRIGIIKVLERMGATVEILEKYGENEEPYGTIRVSNSHLRGIVIEGDIIPTLIDELPIIALLATQCEGVTVIKDAEELRVKETDRIAAVTDELTKLGAQIESTEDGMIITGPTPLKGANLKSYGDHRLGMMAAIAALITEGSVQIENPSCIAISYPNFFEQLSDLIKKDED; from the coding sequence GTGAGTGAAGTGAAAACAGTACAATTCAATAAGCCAGTTATTAAAGGTTCGATTAAAGTTCCGGGAGATAAATCCATATCACACCGAGCAATCATGTTGGGGTCGATCGCTACTGGAAAAACAAGCGTTAAAGGATTTCTTGAAGGGGAAGATTGTTTACGCACAATCGACATTTTCAAGCAATTGGGCGTCTCCATAGAGCGGAATGGAACGGATGTATTGATAGACAGCCCAGGAATTCATAATTGGAAAACACCTGACGTGGAATTGTATGCTGGTAACTCTGGGACAACAGCAAGATTATTGCTTGGAATTTTATCGGGCTCACGAGTCAAATCCGTAGTGACTGGGGATGACTCATTGTCAAAAAGACCGATGAAACGAGTGACGGGTCCATTACAATTAATGGGAGCTTCAATTTCAGGGGCTGGTGAGGGAGACTTCCTTCCCCTTACTATTAAAGGAGGGGCATTAAAAGGAATCGATTATGAAATGCCCGTAGCGAGCGCTCAGGTGAAATCGGCTATCCTTTTTGCAGGATTGAATGCAGATGGATTGACTTCCGTGAAGGAATCCGCGGTTTCAAGGGATCATACAGAACGGATGTTCAAACTATTCGGAGCGACTATCCAACAAGAAGGGAATGTAGTAAGCTTACATGGCGGACAGAACTTGAAGGGAACGAATGTTGTTGTTCCTGGAGACATCTCTTCCGCTGCATTTTTCATGGCAGCAGCGGCGATGATCAAGGGCAGCTCCATCGAGTTCGTTGATGTCGGATTGAATCCCACGAGAATCGGAATTATCAAAGTTTTGGAGAGAATGGGTGCTACCGTAGAGATTCTTGAGAAGTACGGGGAAAACGAGGAACCTTATGGTACAATTAGGGTTTCCAATTCACATTTAAGAGGAATAGTGATTGAGGGAGATATTATCCCTACGTTAATTGATGAATTGCCTATTATCGCTTTACTGGCAACACAATGTGAAGGCGTAACGGTCATAAAGGATGCAGAAGAATTACGTGTTAAGGAAACAGATCGTATCGCTGCAGTTACTGATGAATTGACTAAATTGGGGGCGCAAATAGAGTCGACGGAAGATGGGATGATCATCACAGGGCCTACTCCACTTAAGGGAGCGAATTTGAAATCATATGGCGACCATCGACTGGGAATGATGGCGGCCATCGCTGCATTAATCACGGAAGGATCTGTCCAAATCGAAAACCCTTCCTGTATCGCGATATCCTACCCGAATTTCTTTGAACAACTATCTGACCTCATTAAAAAAGACGAGGATTAA